One segment of Candidatus Hydrogenedentota bacterium DNA contains the following:
- a CDS encoding Gfo/Idh/MocA family oxidoreductase: protein MAGKVRVGMIGCGQIAKHLHVPDYAFCPEAEIVALCDLIPSKAKALAERWAPNAKIYTDYRKMLKDARLDAVTVALPNYLHAPVTIAALQAGCHVNVEKPMACSVAEAEKMVATAKKCKRLLNVNQSQRRFPPHVKAKEIIESGILGKILHVTAMFGHEGPEYWSPTGKWFFRRKEARFGAMADLGVHKADLVRYLTGKEVAEIAAFFERLEKKNTDVEDNFVSCLKFTDGTVGTLCASWTLKGMDANYTILHCANGTLRIGEIPGKPLVANLIKPGCEIVFDVPPAVTNNDETWGLDVGGAFVRAILGLEKPYCPGEEGKKSLEVILAAEKAALTKRTVKLKH, encoded by the coding sequence ATGGCAGGCAAAGTGCGAGTGGGCATGATCGGGTGCGGGCAGATTGCGAAGCATTTGCATGTGCCGGATTATGCGTTTTGTCCCGAAGCGGAAATCGTGGCGTTGTGCGATCTAATCCCGTCGAAGGCCAAGGCACTGGCGGAACGCTGGGCGCCGAACGCCAAGATTTATACCGATTATCGCAAAATGCTCAAGGATGCCAGGCTGGATGCGGTGACGGTGGCGCTGCCGAATTATCTGCATGCGCCGGTGACGATTGCGGCGCTTCAGGCGGGTTGCCACGTCAACGTCGAAAAGCCGATGGCGTGCAGCGTGGCCGAGGCGGAAAAGATGGTCGCGACCGCGAAGAAGTGCAAGCGCCTCCTGAACGTCAACCAGAGCCAGCGCCGGTTCCCGCCGCATGTGAAGGCGAAGGAAATCATCGAAAGCGGCATCTTGGGCAAGATCCTGCACGTAACCGCGATGTTCGGCCACGAAGGCCCCGAATACTGGAGTCCGACGGGCAAATGGTTCTTCCGCCGCAAGGAGGCGCGTTTCGGCGCGATGGCCGACCTCGGCGTCCACAAGGCCGATCTGGTGCGCTACCTGACGGGCAAGGAAGTCGCCGAAATCGCGGCCTTTTTCGAGCGGCTCGAGAAAAAGAACACCGACGTCGAAGACAACTTCGTGTCGTGTCTGAAATTCACGGATGGGACCGTGGGCACGCTGTGCGCCTCGTGGACCCTGAAGGGCATGGACGCGAACTACACGATCCTGCATTGCGCGAACGGCACGTTGCGCATCGGCGAGATTCCCGGCAAACCGCTCGTGGCGAACCTGATCAAGCCGGGTTGTGAAATCGTGTTCGACGTGCCGCCCGCCGTCACCAATAACGACGAAACGTGGGGACTGGATGTCGGCGGCGCGTTCGTCCGCGCGATCCTCGGACTCGAAAAACCCTATTGTCCCGGCGAGGAAGGCAAGAAGTCGCTCGAAGTCATCCTGGCCGCCGAGAAGGCCGCGCTGACCAAACGGACCGTGAAACTGAAACACTAG